The genomic window ACTGATTTGGAGTACCAAATGAGCCTGGGGGACGAGGGCGCGAAATAGTTAAAATTAACAAATAAAAACTCAGTCAATATATAAGCCTATACGCATTTGAGGGAAAATAACTCTAGTGATGCCCATCAATCGGATAAATGCTTAACCAGTAATAAAAAAGCGGGTTGGGTAAATACAGCTTGATTGTTGGCGCGTGTTTCCCCCAAATTTGAAGATAAGAAATTTGTGGCTTTCTGGAAATTGTAATTTAGGTTCGGGAATCTATGTTGACCAACTCGCAAATACCAACTGTAGCAGCAGAATCATCGAAGTCTTTGCCAGCAACTGACGCTCAGACTAGGGTGAGTCAGTTTATGAAACAGCTGCAAGACGAAATCACGCAAGCGTTAACAAAACTAGATGGTGTGGGCAAGTTTCTCGAAGATAGTTGGGAACGCCCAGAAGGAGGTGGAGGGCGATCGCGCGTTCTGCGCGAAGGTGCAATATTTGAACAAGCAGGTGTAAATTTTTCGGAAGTTTCGGGTTCCCATTTGCCAGCCTCAATTTTAACCCAACGCCCGGAAGCAGCAGGGCATGGCTTTTATGCCACGGGCACTTCAATGGTATTACATCCTCACAATCCTTACGTGCCCACAGTTCATCTAAATTATCGCTACTTTGAAGCGGGGCCAGTATGGTGGTTCGGCGGTGGTATTGACTTGACACCTTATTACCCCTTTGCTGAAGATGCGGCACATTTACACAAAACATTAAAACAGGCTTGTGACCAAAACCACCCAGACTATTACCCAGTGTTTAAGCGGTGGTGTGATGAATATTTCTACCTGAAGCATCGTGATGAGACACGGGGCGTAGGTGGTCTGTTTTTTGATTACCAAGATGGTCAGGATGCTTTATATCGCGGGCCAAATCCGAATGGGGAAGCGGCTATTTATAGCAACCAAGTAGGAACACCAGCAACCCGCAATTGGGAAGATTTGTTTGCCTTTGTGCAAGACTGTGGCAGAGCATTTTTACCAGCCTACGTACCAATTGTAGAACGGCGACATGGGATGGAGTATGGTGATCGCCAACGGAATTTTCAACTCTACCGCCGGGGACGGTATGTAGAATTTAACTTAGTTTATGACCGAGGCACTATTTTTGGTCTGCAAACCAACGGACGCACCGAATCAATTCTCATGTCCCTACCACCCTTAGTGCGCTGGGAATACGGCTATAAACCGGAACCCAATACCCCCGAAGCCGAGTTGTATGAAACCTTCCTTAAGCCTCAAGATTGGAGCAACTGGACACCCAGACAATAGTTGAGTTAGGAGTTAGGAGTTAGGAGTTAGGAGTTAGGAGTTCTTCCCTATCTCCCATATCCTCCTCATCTCCTTCACTCCCCACTCCCTCATTTGAAATTGCTACTCAGCACTGTTTTGGTGAGTTAAACTACCAAAGGTAAGCACTTAGCAGAAAAAGGTGACAATTTTAGCTATAGCTTGTTAATCTCTAGTGACAGCATTAGAAAATTCTGTAAGTAGTTAATCTTAAGAGGAATGCCACGGGGAGGGCTTTAGTGATTCAGATAGACCAAAAAAGTTATACAACCCAAGACGGAAACACCGTTATTGTTCTGACGCCAGCAGGTCGCCTAGATATCACCACTGCTTGGCAATTTCGCCTGAAGTTACAGGAGTGTATTTCCAAACTCAGTCGCCATGTAGTTGTAAATCTGGCTCAGGTAAATTTTATTGATAGTTCTGGTCTTACGTCTTTGGTAGCTGGAATGCGTGATGCTGATAAAATTAAGGGCAGTTTCCGCATCTGCAATGTACATCCAGAAGCTAAACTTGTGTTTGAAGTGACGATGATGGATACTGTCTTTGAAATCTTTGAAACAGAAGAGGAAGCTTTAGAAGGTGTACCTCGTAGCATCGCTAGCTAAAAAAGAGTTGGGAGACGCGATTAATCGCGTCTGTACAGGAGTTGGGAGTTAATTTAAACTTCATGACTTACGAATCATAACTTTAACTTATTGAATACTGATTTCGCTTGGTGTAGCGATAAGGGCCCATAATCGCTCCCCAAGTTGCTTTTCCAGTTGCTGGATCAATTCCTTTGTCGTAGCTGTGAAATTCTGCCGCTGTGGCTTCAAATCCCAAGGAAACATACACGCTTTTGCCAAGATAACTAAAGCTGCAACGAGTCTCTGGTAGTGGGTTAGCAGTAAACTTATAGCGATCGCGGGCTAGTGTTTCTTGAGTAACTGTTAGGATACAACCTGGTAGTAAATCTAATTGTTCGGGTGTCAGTGTGTTTAGTAAAGCCGGGTTATGACCTGCGCCGATTAAGGCACCTGGATCTTGAGGCATATAGTATTGCACTTCCAGAGATGTGTCAGAGTTGCTCCTGTGACGTAACCGGATAATTCGCTGGCGGTAAGGTTTATCTAGGTTAATAACGTTAGCCTGTTCGGCAAACAGGGTGATGCTATCTTCTGTGAACAAATTAACTGGTCTTTGCCACAGGCGCAGGTGGACATACCAAACTGGTTCTCCTATGGCTTGTTCTCGATTATCAAATTCACCAGCTAGGTACTCACCTAAAGCAATTAACTGTGGCGAGAAATTCATAAATGTGAAAAACGAATCATTAAAGATGATAATTTTTGGCTAGTTTTTTAGCGGAAAGGGTCTTATCCCCTGTGGCTACCAGCTGATAAAATACTTCTGATTTATCTATATTGTAAATGAACCCGTCACCAGCTAAAAGCTAAACTTGGCAAAGTAGCCTTTAAGCGAGAAAATAAGAATACGTCGCCCTTAACATTTTCTTTGTGAATAACGTCCGTACTGTCTCTGATACAAAACGAACTTTTTACAATCTTCACACCCGTCCGATCAACACTATTTATCGTCGGGTAGTTGAAGAATTGATGGTGGAAATGCATCTGCTGTCAGTAAATATCGATTTTAGCTACAATCCAATTTATGCCTTGGGCGTCGTCACTACCTTTGACCGCTTCATGCAAGGCTATCTACCAGAACGGGATCAAGAATCAATTTTTAACGCCCTATGTCGGGCTATAGAGCAAGATCCGCAACACTATCAACAGGATGCCGCAAGATTGCAAGCTGTAGCTAAAGGTTTGCAAGTTAAAGATTTAATCGCGTGGTTGGGCCAAACTACTTTCTTAGATCGAGATGCTGACTTGCAAGCGCAACTGCAAGCGATCGCCAATAACCCTAACTTTAAATACAACCGTTTGTTCGCAATTGGTGTATTTTCGTTATTGGAACAGTCAGATCCGGAATTGGTCAAAGATGAAAAGCAACTTACGGAGGCGCTGAAAGCGATCGCTGCTGGCTTGCACCTGTCTGATGACAAACTCAACAAAGATTTGGAGCTATACCGTTCTAATCTAGACAAGATGGCGCAAGCACTGGTGGTGATGGCAGATATGCTCTCAGCCGATCGCAAAAAACGCGAACAACGTAAACAACAATCAACTACCCCAGTTGCTCCCCCAAGTTCTAACGAATAGTTAGGAGATGGAAGGGAGGAGTGAGGAGTTAGGAGTTAGAAGTTGTAATAACTCTTAACTCCTAACTATTAACTCCTAACTTTTGATTTTAGACGCCCAATAATTTGTAGATTAAGCTGTTAATTATAGTTAGCATAAATGCCCCAATAACAGCACTCCAAATACCGTAACGCAAGCGAAAGCCTTCTACTAACAAAGCAGCAATACTAAAGCAAACTACGGCAATCATAAATGTGAAAATGCTGGATAACAAGTCCAATGTGAGTAAATTTGGGACTGCAAAAACGATGCTTAAAATCGGTCTGACTATTGCTGTTACGATACCAAGCACTGCGGCAGAAAGGAAGGCTTTACCTGGAGTGTCAATTTCGACTCCTAGAGGCAATTTGCTAATTATCAACAAGCTGATAGCTGTTACTACCCAAACAATTAAAAGCGTCATAATATTCATGCCACAATCCCTGAAACGTGAATGGCAATTGGTGATAAATTACTTCAGTTTATCGGTGGAAAAATCTTTAAAGCTCAACCAATTATCTATAAATTAGCAGGAAATTTTTCTCTAACCGAATTTTATTTTAGATATCTTTAGGTTTGGGAAAGAGCTTGAAGGGAAGTGGAAAGATGAGATAAATTCTAACTCTTTCCTGCTCCCCTGGTTACTGAGCTTGTCCTGAGCGTAGCCGTTGGCGCAGCCTCTCCAAGAGTTGTATGCTCCCCCTTGCCCTATCTCATCTTTTAAGAGGAGGTTGGGTTTTTTTAGGTGCTACAGGCGCTTGAGATGCTGGTGGGTTGGAAATACCAGGATTGATAGGACTGATGCCTTGTCCAGTTGGAGATTGACTTACGCCAGGAAAGGGTACGGAATTGGGTGCTAAGGGAAATTTAGGGTTAAGATTCCCTTGGGGATTGATGCCTGGAATTGGTGCAGCACCAGGATTGATTGGGAAAGAGGGGATATTAGGCTGGTTGAGTAAGTTTGTGGGTGGTTGAGATGGGCCAGGAATAATTCCCAAAGAAACGCGATCGCCCCCTACTTGCCGCAGCAAATCTAATGTCTCAATTACATCATTGTAAGTTGCTGTCCGCGAAGCATTCAGCACCACAACAGCACTAGGGTTTGCTTGGAGATACTGTTTTAACCTCGCTCCCAAATCCTCCCGTTTGACAAGCTGTTTTTCTATGTAAGTATTGCCAACAGCATCGATAGTTACAATCAGACTTCCACTCTGTGATGTTATTCCAGATACTGAACTAGCGCTGGCTTTGGGCAAATCAACATTTATTGCCTGTTGTCGTGTAAATTGTAAAGCCGCTAATAGAAAAAACGTCAGAATACAAAAAACGACATCAATTAAAGGGATGATTTGAATTTGGACTTCTTCAATTGGAGTATGTAGATTAACTTTCATTTTCTCAATTTAAACGCCTGGTTTTGGGGTTGAATTCTTGACTAATTAGATGCATTCGGCGGTTCAGGAGGTTCAGAAACCTTAGTCTTTCCTGGCTTGCGGGGTGGAGTGAAATTTTCCGGCACAATTGCTGATGTACTATTACTAAAATCAGGCGGAGACTGGCGATAGAGCAATTCCATCTCATTCCCTGCCTTCCGAAAAACTTTGACTTGGTTGACTACAAAACTTTGAAATAGGCGGTAAAATATCAAACTAATGATGGCAACTATTAACCCCGTTGCAGTAGCAATCAGGGATTCACCAATACCAGTAGTCACCCCAGCTGTAGATTCAGTTCCCAAATCGCCAATCCGAATTGCTCGCAAAGCGCGGATTAAACCCAAAACCGTGCCCAACAATCCCAGCAATGGCGCTAGGGCAATTACGGCTTCTAAAAGTTTTTCACCTCGCCGCATTCCAGCCAATTCGTCTTCTGCTGTAGCCTCCAGTGCTAGTCGAAAGGTTTCGGCATCAGTTTTTGGAAAACGTAAGGGGGCGTAGAGAAAACGCCCAACAGGCTGATGGCTTGCAAGTCTTGCAATGTCCGCAGCTACTTGCCAATTATCCTGGGCAGCATCCAGGATGCGATCGACTATTTGCTTTTCCTGAGTCAAAATTCGCAACCAGAACCACAAACGCTCGAAAATCACACTCAAAGACAGAATCGACAGAACTAACAAAGGCCACATCGCTGGCCCGCCCTTATAAAACAAATCTAAAATATCCACTGTTTAAATTTCCTCCCTTTATGACTAGAGCAAATGTGCTAAAGCATTTTAATTCTAGAGATTAATGCAAAATGAGGGACTTCCAAAATATAAATTTATCGAAAACCTAAAAAGACAGTGTAAGCATGGCGTATTTGACTTAGACTGCTGCACAAACTTGCTGCTGGGTAAGGCAATTGAATGATCAACTCACTTCCTTCACCAAAAGTAGAAAAACATTCCAGTTTACCACCATGTTTTTCGGTGATAAATGGATATCAGCTGCAACCATTCCCAGGAATCGATTCTGCACATCATAAATGGGACGATCTGCTGAAGCAACAATGTATGGATGATTGGGATAATTCCAGGTGAAAATCCGCAACCAGATAGGTTTACCCGCTTTTACGGCTTCGGTATACCAAGTTTCCTTAAAGTTATCCCAATCATAAATAGTAGTGATATGGGTGCGATCGCCCTGATTATTTGTTGCATAAGTAGAGATATTTTTTGGAGGCTTGGCATCCCAATCATCAATCGTGACGGGTTTGCGATCGTAACGAGCAGATCCTGTGGTACTAAACTCTTATGCAGAATCACAGAGTAGGTATTTGGTGACAGATTACGAGTAGCGTCTTCCAGACTAACTAGGGCGGTTATTCCCACCAGGAATTTTTAGGATAATTTGCCAAAATTAAAGATAACTGGAGGTTCAAAATATGAAATTTTCAATCCAATCACTTTACACCTGGTATGGCGATTTGCTTCGTAACCCTAAATACCGTTGGTGGGCAATTTTAGGAACACTAGTCTATTTGGCCAGCCCAATTGATATTCTTCCAGATTTTATACCCGTTGTCGGGCAGATTGATGATGTTTTCCTTTTGACTTTGCTGGTTTCTGAGGTGTCTGGGCTAGTAATTGAGGGCTGGAAAGCTCGTAAGGGTGATGTAGGCACTGAAGCACCTAATACCACTGAGGCTTCTACCTCTACTGGAAGTACGATTGATATTGATGCTGTTTCTGTTAAGTAGATTTAATAAAACCCCTGCTTTTGGAATCTGAGGTGGGGGATATTTTTTTTAACGCATAGGCGCTTCGCCTTCCCGCAGGGTAGGAACGCAGAGGGAAACGCAAAGGAACACAGAGGGAAAGTTAGAGGTTGTTGGCTACACGTTTAATACCTTCTTTGAGGTGAAGGACGTTAAAGTTGAGGAGAAGACCTAGTTTGCAGTTTGCTAGTTTGAGATAGGTTAAGAGTTGAACGGAATGAATCGGGTGGAAGGATTCTACAGATTTAATCTCTACAATTACTTGGTTTTCGACAATCAAATCTAATCGATAAACACATTCCAATTGCACATCTTGGTAAACCAAGGGTAATGGAATTTGCTTACCAACATTCAATTCGGCTTTCTTCAACTCGTAATCCAAGCACTCCTCATAAGCTGACTCCAACAAACCAGGCCCCAAAGCAGTATGCACCCTCATCGCACAACCAATAATCATTCCACTCAACTCATTCTCTCTCATCCTCTGCGTTCCTCTGCGCTTACCCTTGCGCCCCTTTGCGTTTAAAAATCTTTCACAAATTCCGTCAAGAACCTAAATGCCTTCAAAATATAACTAGCACAATCTCTAGGAGAGGTATTGTAAAACGATCGCCACGCACTCGCCTTATCTTCATCATAGCGATCGCTGCGATGAGTATGGTTTTCTAGCCATGCCAATCGCACTGCATGACCAATTAACACATCCAACACGATATATTCTTCGATTTGCAGGTTGGGATTATTAGCTGCGATCGCTCCTAATTCTATTAATGCTTCAATATTAACTTGGCGGTATTCTGGAGCTTCTATTTTATTCAACAGATGCTCAACTAACAGAGCAAAATTTCTTTCCCCCGCTGTCATTTCCGACAGCATTATCTCACTATCTAAACGATTGCGGCGCTCTAGTTTATCCCCAATTACTAGCCCCTTGCAATGTCGCATTAATAACCAAACTTGCTTAAAAAACTCTTTTGGTACGCGCCCCGTCGCACCCTCGGCTTGACGAAACCGCCGCCAACCGCCTGGTGGGACTTGTATTTCTTCGGCGATTGCTGGTAACACCACCCAAGCAATATCACTTTCTTTTTGTTTGACGTGCAGTGATTCTTGCTGGCGTAACAGGTTACTCATGCCAGTATATCCAGTTAATACCTGACGCAAGCGCATTTTTACTTCAAAGGGTGAAAGTTGCATTAAGTAATCGTATGCTTCATCTTGGGTAACATGCAATTCTCGTGCTAGTTCGCTGGTAATCAATAAGATGAGATAGCCAACTCTCAGCGTCAGTAGTCCCTGAAATAGTTCAGGTTCTGAGCGAATTAAGATACCAAGATAGATTAAAATCTCTTGGGTAAGGACGCGATCGCGTATATCTTCACGGCAAAAATGATTAATTTTATCAGCAATTTCATCATGAGACATGGGTACGGTAATCAGGGACGCCTCACTGTAAGCTTTACCCACAGCAATTTGCTTACCCCGCACCAAAATACTCGTCACTGCATCTGATAGGCTGATATCAACCATTTGCCGTAACCCCGCAGCCCGGCGTACCACTGCCCAAATACTTAAATCTCCAGCTTTGGTGTAAACTTCATCGAGTAAATCGGCTACAGTGACGCGATATCCTGGGCCGCCATACCCTGTATCAAATTCCATTCCTTGCAAGCGAATTAAAGTTTGCAATAACTCAATTTGCTCGTAGATATTCTCTGATGAACGCAAATAAGAAAGTAATAACCCCAAGTTGGTTTCACACTCCATTTGAAATTCTTGGGTATGTCCTAAGCGCCAGTTTTTCTCAGGATGATAAGCTAGATAATAGCAACGTAGTCCAGCATTTTTCACTGGCGATCGCGAGAATTCTGCATTTGGGAGAAAATCAATTCTTTGGATTCCAGCTGTCAGTATTAGCTGATTTAGCCGCCCTAATTTCACCCGCACACCGTTACAAACACCATCTTTCAGTTCTTGCATCAGTTCTAGTAATGCTTCAGAACCGATTTCTAACATGGTGTGCGTCAACATTAAAGTCAGAGTCGGACGCCCTAAATCGCTCCAATATTTTTGAATGTAAGCTAGTTCGCTTCTAATTTGATCCAGCAAAAAATGGTAATCGAGGGTTAAGTAAAACTGTTGAGAGTCTGAAAATGAAGGTAAAAATACAATTGTTTCACCGCGAATCCGAAAGATTCTAGATGTTGTCAAACTCCGCAGCCGCCGCACTGGCCGCCCAGTTAAACCAAGTTTTTCATTACGTCCAATTTGGGTATAAATAGCGGAAAATTCTCCAGCTTTTCTCACCTGAATCGGTTCTACTTGGGTAGGCGTTTGCGCTTCGATTCCGTGGACTTCTAGTTTCGTCTGTAAATCTTCATCTTCTGCTAGCAAGGCAATTTGTACCAATGCCTCACGTTGTTTTCCCACACACAAATGTCTTCCCAAAGGGTCGATATCACCAACGGCAAGTAACCCTTCACTCAACATTTGACTGAGAAGATATAAACTCTGCGCCCACACTAAGGGGATATTTTCATTGGGCAAACGTGGTTGCGTTTGTGGTGCTACCTTTTCGGCTTCTATGCTTTCGGCTGGGACATAATAAAGTTCTGGCAATAAACGTAAACCATTTTGTTCTATAAGTAATGATTCTAAAAGCTCTTGGTATTTTTGAACTTGTTCTTGCTCACCCCGAAATAATCCATCTAGAACTAAATAAGTGAAAAACAATGGCCATTCGCATTCAATATGCTCAAATTGCTTCAGTTCCCACGGTTCGTAATGTAAGCGGTGATTGTCTTCTAAAACGGTTTGGTGTCCATCACGTAGGAAGCGTTTGCAGCCGTATTTACCTGCGAGTTTGTTGATAATATCGTTTAAAGTGCGATCGCGTAACTGCGAATCTTCTACTGCAAAGGCAGGATAACTAATAATACTTAACAGTGCCGCATCAATTTCTTTGGAACCAGATTCCCTCGGTAATAGGGATTCTAAAGTAATCCGGGCGCGGGCGATTTCATCTGGTAGCACATGAATCACCGATGCTTGACTACCACGCACACCAAACAAATCCAATCCATTGATAGCTTCTAAAGCAGCTTTTGCCATCCCTACGGAACTGGCGTTTAACTCAGCATTACCACGATTAATTTTATTACCACGTTCCCAAATGCCGTAATCTGGTGTGCGGTAAGCTCGTCCAATGTAGTAAACCAAATTTTGGACGAAATTCACTTCATCAATCGTATAAATTATTTGCAATCCGGCAGCGGTCATTTGCGCCAATATCAGTAAAAATATAGATGTGGCATCAAGTTGCAAATGTCCCCATTGGTCATCACCAACAACAATGTCGCCAGTCGCGGTATTGTATTTAGCGTGCAGTCCATCCAGTAGCGACTGAGTATGTTTAAATGTCTCTACTTTATGAGCCTGTCGCATCATCGCAAAGAGCAACCCGCGCATCAGTTTGATCACACTGTGTTCTAGTTCATAGGTGCGTCCTTGATCGTCGTCAATCTTGCGGTATGCAAGTCCTAAACCCCAAACTGCCAAAATGCTGTAAACGTTGTCTCGCACCCAGGCATCAGTATAATCACCGTGGGCTGTAATCGCTGTACTCGCAGGTAGTAAACCAGTAATCGGATTCTGCCGAGTTAGAATGATCGTTTTGATTTGCTGGTAGTAATACTCCAGGCGAGCTAGCAATTTGGTAGATGTTTTCATGATTTGGTTCAGAACTACTTGCAGAATTCGACCCTATGACTGTAAAGTGAATTACTTAAACCAAGCCAGAACAAGTTCTGTAATGGTTGATGGGACAACAGCTAAGGGTGGTGTGAGTTTATTATTATCTCGTGTTAATAGGTTTCTGGGTACTGAATTTTAGTGATCCCAAACTAAAATACGATATTTGTTCAAATCCTTCTTCATATATGTGACACTTTATACCTATATTATTTGATAATTCTAAAGAAGGATCAAAAATCCAAATAAACTTTATTTAATGCTACCGTCGGCTAAAAATCAAGGATATCGGTGCGTAGACACTCTTAGCGGTGAGCCAGTCCGGTGGACGGGTTCCCCGGCATAAAGGAACTGGTGTTAGCGTAGCGGTAGCGATAGCGCAGCGTAAAGCCTACGGCATGGCAACTCTTAGAGACGCTCTTGCGTTCGCTTAGAGCGAGGAACGAGCCGTCGGTACGAGCGTCAACCGTAGGGCTTGTCGCAGACATCGCTGCAATGCTTTTTGTTAAAAAAACCACATCCAGACATCAGGAACCACCAAAAGATATCTGTCCAGTCTGCGGGGTGGATGCTTTGTGTTGTCTAGATCCTAGAGACATGCAATAAGTTTTGTTACATGTTTGCACCCTGAAAATTTAAATGAAAATTATATGTATATACATAGTTGGTATGATTATTTATCACTAAATATAGCTCGTTTGGTAGTTTCATTACTCATGTAAGATAAATAAGCTATAATCTCAGCGATTGTATCAACTAAAAATATACTTCTATTAGATATGCGATCGCATATCTTTTTAAAATGCCAAACTCCAGCTTGAAAGATGACCCATTATGGTTTAAAAATGCAATTATCTACGAACTAGGTGTTCGGACATTTGCTGACAGTAATGGTGATGGTATTGGTGATTTTCAAGGGCTGACAGAAAGACTAGACTATTTACAAGATTTAGGTATTACTGCCATCTGGTTGTTACCTTTTTTTCCTTCACCACTCAAGGATGATGGTTACGATATTGCTGATTACACTAGTGTCAATTCTATCTATGGCACCTTGGAAGACTTTAAAGCGTTTTTGAGCGCTGCTCATCAACGGGGTATCCGTGTAATTATTGAGTTAATTATTAACCACACCTCTGACCAACATCCTTGGTTTCAAAGAGCACGTCGTGCCCCAAAAGGGAGTCAGGAGCGAGATTTTTATGTTTGGAGTGATACTCCTGAAAAATACCAAGAATCGCGAATTATCTTTCAAGATTTTGAGACATCTAACTGGGCTTGGGATCCAGTTGCCAAAGCTTATTGCTGGCATCGTTTCTATTCCCATCAGCCTGATTTGAATTATGACAATCCTTTGGTGCGCGAGGCAGTATTTGATGTTCTAGATTTTTGGTTGGAGATGGGTGTAGATGGACTACGTATGGATGCTGTACCTTATCTATACGAACGGGAAGGAACAAACTCCGAAAACTTACCCGAAACCCATGCGTATTTGAAGGAGTTGCGATCGCACATCGACGCGAAATTTCCTAACCGGATGTTACTAGCTGAGGCGAACCAATGGCCTGAAGATGCAGCTCAATATTTCGGT from Nostoc sp. UHCC 0926 includes these protein-coding regions:
- a CDS encoding GxxExxY protein codes for the protein MRENELSGMIIGCAMRVHTALGPGLLESAYEECLDYELKKAELNVGKQIPLPLVYQDVQLECVYRLDLIVENQVIVEIKSVESFHPIHSVQLLTYLKLANCKLGLLLNFNVLHLKEGIKRVANNL
- a CDS encoding PDC sensor domain-containing protein, whose translation is MTTIYDWDNFKETWYTEAVKAGKPIWLRIFTWNYPNHPYIVASADRPIYDVQNRFLGMVAADIHLSPKNMVVNWNVFLLLVKEVS
- the psb29 gene encoding photosystem II biogenesis protein Psp29; the protein is MNNVRTVSDTKRTFYNLHTRPINTIYRRVVEELMVEMHLLSVNIDFSYNPIYALGVVTTFDRFMQGYLPERDQESIFNALCRAIEQDPQHYQQDAARLQAVAKGLQVKDLIAWLGQTTFLDRDADLQAQLQAIANNPNFKYNRLFAIGVFSLLEQSDPELVKDEKQLTEALKAIAAGLHLSDDKLNKDLELYRSNLDKMAQALVVMADMLSADRKKREQRKQQSTTPVAPPSSNE
- a CDS encoding MotA/TolQ/ExbB proton channel family protein, producing MDILDLFYKGGPAMWPLLVLSILSLSVIFERLWFWLRILTQEKQIVDRILDAAQDNWQVAADIARLASHQPVGRFLYAPLRFPKTDAETFRLALEATAEDELAGMRRGEKLLEAVIALAPLLGLLGTVLGLIRALRAIRIGDLGTESTAGVTTGIGESLIATATGLIVAIISLIFYRLFQSFVVNQVKVFRKAGNEMELLYRQSPPDFSNSTSAIVPENFTPPRKPGKTKVSEPPEPPNASN
- a CDS encoding YkvA family protein, translating into MKFSIQSLYTWYGDLLRNPKYRWWAILGTLVYLASPIDILPDFIPVVGQIDDVFLLTLLVSEVSGLVIEGWKARKGDVGTEAPNTTEASTSTGSTIDIDAVSVK
- a CDS encoding ExbD/TolR family protein — encoded protein: MKVNLHTPIEEVQIQIIPLIDVVFCILTFFLLAALQFTRQQAINVDLPKASASSVSGITSQSGSLIVTIDAVGNTYIEKQLVKREDLGARLKQYLQANPSAVVVLNASRTATYNDVIETLDLLRQVGGDRVSLGIIPGPSQPPTNLLNQPNIPSFPINPGAAPIPGINPQGNLNPKFPLAPNSVPFPGVSQSPTGQGISPINPGISNPPASQAPVAPKKTQPPLKR
- a CDS encoding chromophore lyase CpcT/CpeT, whose product is MNFSPQLIALGEYLAGEFDNREQAIGEPVWYVHLRLWQRPVNLFTEDSITLFAEQANVINLDKPYRQRIIRLRHRSNSDTSLEVQYYMPQDPGALIGAGHNPALLNTLTPEQLDLLPGCILTVTQETLARDRYKFTANPLPETRCSFSYLGKSVYVSLGFEATAAEFHSYDKGIDPATGKATWGAIMGPYRYTKRNQYSIS
- a CDS encoding STAS domain-containing protein — encoded protein: MIQIDQKSYTTQDGNTVIVLTPAGRLDITTAWQFRLKLQECISKLSRHVVVNLAQVNFIDSSGLTSLVAGMRDADKIKGSFRICNVHPEAKLVFEVTMMDTVFEIFETEEEALEGVPRSIAS
- the hemF gene encoding oxygen-dependent coproporphyrinogen oxidase; translation: MLTNSQIPTVAAESSKSLPATDAQTRVSQFMKQLQDEITQALTKLDGVGKFLEDSWERPEGGGGRSRVLREGAIFEQAGVNFSEVSGSHLPASILTQRPEAAGHGFYATGTSMVLHPHNPYVPTVHLNYRYFEAGPVWWFGGGIDLTPYYPFAEDAAHLHKTLKQACDQNHPDYYPVFKRWCDEYFYLKHRDETRGVGGLFFDYQDGQDALYRGPNPNGEAAIYSNQVGTPATRNWEDLFAFVQDCGRAFLPAYVPIVERRHGMEYGDRQRNFQLYRRGRYVEFNLVYDRGTIFGLQTNGRTESILMSLPPLVRWEYGYKPEPNTPEAELYETFLKPQDWSNWTPRQ
- a CDS encoding glycoside hydrolase family 15 protein; the encoded protein is MKTSTKLLARLEYYYQQIKTIILTRQNPITGLLPASTAITAHGDYTDAWVRDNVYSILAVWGLGLAYRKIDDDQGRTYELEHSVIKLMRGLLFAMMRQAHKVETFKHTQSLLDGLHAKYNTATGDIVVGDDQWGHLQLDATSIFLLILAQMTAAGLQIIYTIDEVNFVQNLVYYIGRAYRTPDYGIWERGNKINRGNAELNASSVGMAKAALEAINGLDLFGVRGSQASVIHVLPDEIARARITLESLLPRESGSKEIDAALLSIISYPAFAVEDSQLRDRTLNDIINKLAGKYGCKRFLRDGHQTVLEDNHRLHYEPWELKQFEHIECEWPLFFTYLVLDGLFRGEQEQVQKYQELLESLLIEQNGLRLLPELYYVPAESIEAEKVAPQTQPRLPNENIPLVWAQSLYLLSQMLSEGLLAVGDIDPLGRHLCVGKQREALVQIALLAEDEDLQTKLEVHGIEAQTPTQVEPIQVRKAGEFSAIYTQIGRNEKLGLTGRPVRRLRSLTTSRIFRIRGETIVFLPSFSDSQQFYLTLDYHFLLDQIRSELAYIQKYWSDLGRPTLTLMLTHTMLEIGSEALLELMQELKDGVCNGVRVKLGRLNQLILTAGIQRIDFLPNAEFSRSPVKNAGLRCYYLAYHPEKNWRLGHTQEFQMECETNLGLLLSYLRSSENIYEQIELLQTLIRLQGMEFDTGYGGPGYRVTVADLLDEVYTKAGDLSIWAVVRRAAGLRQMVDISLSDAVTSILVRGKQIAVGKAYSEASLITVPMSHDEIADKINHFCREDIRDRVLTQEILIYLGILIRSEPELFQGLLTLRVGYLILLITSELARELHVTQDEAYDYLMQLSPFEVKMRLRQVLTGYTGMSNLLRQQESLHVKQKESDIAWVVLPAIAEEIQVPPGGWRRFRQAEGATGRVPKEFFKQVWLLMRHCKGLVIGDKLERRNRLDSEIMLSEMTAGERNFALLVEHLLNKIEAPEYRQVNIEALIELGAIAANNPNLQIEEYIVLDVLIGHAVRLAWLENHTHRSDRYDEDKASAWRSFYNTSPRDCASYILKAFRFLTEFVKDF
- a CDS encoding phage holin family protein, whose translation is MNIMTLLIVWVVTAISLLIISKLPLGVEIDTPGKAFLSAAVLGIVTAIVRPILSIVFAVPNLLTLDLLSSIFTFMIAVVCFSIAALLVEGFRLRYGIWSAVIGAFMLTIINSLIYKLLGV